The following are from one region of the Arachis duranensis cultivar V14167 chromosome 10, aradu.V14167.gnm2.J7QH, whole genome shotgun sequence genome:
- the LOC107471838 gene encoding ceramide kinase (The sequence of the model RefSeq protein was modified relative to this genomic sequence to represent the inferred CDS: added 44 bases not found in genome assembly), with translation MEGEGNDCAFMGEDSHPGAPLHGNSSILTSTFFLDHVGEVSLVFNSDGLFWEPINSPNASAMVEGEVDGDCGCYSNGNKRKHSLRKGIMQLSALEMKRPDGSICFGIKSRSKAASEIKLSDIYAVELSHHGPIHITNLPRATEHLLFGNDIKLYRFMVHGFIRSKNQLSQWIPTTYTFGHKDFRVCEMWVNKLNVFLDHDVGRPRNLLVFVNPKSGKRNGCKTWEAVGPIFSRAKVETKVIVTKRAGQALDVMSSMTNKELNNYDGVVAVGGDGFFNEILNGFLSPRFKAPNPPTPSDFVHPADDNGDSSVLKENESAQEIPEQCEDKIPFISSEDQSTAKASYNISGETDDEFHILNQRFRIGLIPAGSTDAIVMCTTGTRDAVTSALHIVLGKRVRLDIAQIVRWKATPRSEIQPYMRYTASFAGYGFYGDVITESENYRWMGPKRYDYAGTMVFLKHRSYEAEIAYLDVGSDEPNLTSKRRHEDNMSELNTRKSERRVCCVDCKICNENSDPTSTGISSLTPHLYSEGGKWKKSKGRFLSVGAALISCRNDKAPDGLVVDAHLSDGFLHLILIRECPHASYLRHLIQLTKSGGSPLNFQFVEHHKTPTFTFTSMGKESVWNLDGEIFEAHQLSAQVFRGLVCLFASGPQV, from the exons ATGGAGGGAGAAGGAAACGATTGCGCTTTCATGGGAGAAGATTCTCATCCAGGTGCACCTTTACACGGTAACTCATCAATTTTGACCTCGACGTTTTTCTTAGATCATGTTGGTGAAGTGTCTCTCGTCTTCAACTCGGATGGGCTATTTTGGGAACCAATTAATTCACCAAATGCT TCAGCCATGGTGGAAGGAGAGGTTGATGGTGATTGTGGATGTTACTCCAATGGCAACAAAAGAAAGCACAGCTTGAGAAAAGGCATCATGCAGCTTTCAGCACTGGAAATGAAGCGACCG GATGGTTCAATTTGCTTCGGCATTAAGTCTAGGTCTAAAGCTGCTAGTGAGATAAAACTTTCTgacatatatgctgttgaattaTCCCATCATGGTCCGATTCATATAACAAACCTGCCTCGTGCTACTGAGCACCTACTTTTTGGAAATGACATAAAG CTGTACCGGTTTATGGTCCATGGTTTTATAAGGAGCAAGAATCAGCTATCTCAGTGGATTCCCACTACATATACTTTTGGTCATAAAGATTTTCGTGTATGTGAAATGTGGGTAAACAAGCTCAATGTGTTCTTGGATCATGATGTTGGAAGGCCAAGGAATCTTTTG GTTTTTGTTAATCCAAAGAGTGGGAAACGAAATGGCTGTAAAACCTGGGAAGCTGTGGGTCCTATTTTCTCCCGTGCTAAAGTTGAAACCAAG GTGATTGTAACAAAGAGAGCAGGACAGGCACTTGATGTGATGTCATCTATGACAAACAAGGAGCTTAACAATTATGATGGTGTTGTAGCTGTT GGTGGTGACGGATTTTTCAATGAAATCCTCAATGGGTTCCTTTCCCCCAGGTTTAAAGCTCCCAACCCACCAACTCCTTCAGACTTTGTTCATCCAGCAGATGATAATGGTGATTCATCAGTtctcaaagaaaatgaaagcgCCCAAGAGATCCCTGAACAATGTGAAGATAAGATTCCCTTTATTTCAAGTGAAGACCAATCTACAGCAAAAGCATCATATAATA tttcagGAGAAACGGATGATGAGTTTCATATTCTCAATCAAcgctttaga TACAACTGGAACTCGAGATGCTGTAACATCTGCGTTACATATTGTCCttggaaaaagagtgcgccttgacATAGCTCAAATTGTACGGTGGAAAGCCACTCCGAGATCTGAGATCCAACCATATATGCGCTATACAGCCTCCTTTGCTGg GTATGGATTTTATGGTGATGTCATCACAGAGAGTGAGAATTATCGATGGATGGGTCCTAAGCGTTATGATTATGCCGGAACAATggtatttttaaagcatag GTCATATGAAGCCGAAATAGCATATCTAGATGTTGGATCAGATGAACCTAATTTAACTTCCAAAAGGAGGCATGAAGACAACATGTCAGAATTGAACACACGAAAGTCAGAAAGACGTGTTTGTTGTGTTGATTGCAAAATTTGCAATGAAAATTCAGATCCTACATCTACTGGAATTTCCAGCCTAACACCTCATTTGTATTCCGAAGGaggaaaatggaagaaatctaAAGGACGTTTTCTTAGCGTAGGAGCTGCTTTAATCTCTTGCAGAAATGATAAAGCACCTGATGGGTTGGTGGTTGATGCACACCTTTCAGATGGTTTCCTTCATCTTATATTGATTAGAGAGTGCCCGCATGCTTCTTATTTACG GCACCTAATTCAACTAACAAAAAGTGGTGGAAGCccattaaattttcaatttgttgAGCATCATAAG ACCCCAACATTTACTTTTACTTCTATGGGGAAGGAGAGTGTATGGAATCTAGATGGTGAGATATTTGAAGCTCATCAACTTTCAGCTCAAGTGTTCCGTGGCCTTGTGTGCTTATTTGCATCTGGTCCTCAAGTTTAA
- the LOC107472020 gene encoding 8-amino-7-oxononanoate synthase translates to MATPSAWWDNWVEEALATLDSLNVLRSLRPICLRKGNHRMIPFEAELQNVPDPPKFREDRGAFEVFDEMQQWDRASVEVEIGEATFLRWMHDTPSSGDEIGYNTADGDDGFGVYNDKFKKLILFSGNDYLGLSSHPAIGRAAAKAAQEHGMGPRGSALICGYTNYHRLLESSLADMKKKEDCLLCPTGFAANMALMTTIGSIGSFLAGKNVTAEDEKIAVFSDALNHASIIDGLHLAQRQKSVKVFIYRHCDMSHLNMLLTHCRMRRKVVVTDSLFSMDGDYTPLVELADLRKKHGFLLVIDDAHGTFVCGKNGGGVAEEFGCEKDVDICVGTLSKAAGCHGGFIACSKRWKLLIQSRGRSFIFSTATPVPVAAAAHAAVVVAKHEAWRRKAIWNRVKDFHLLTGIPVTSPIISLIVGSEDKALQASRYLLQSGFHVTAIRPPTVPPNSCRLRVALSAVHTREDLENLAAALSRCIDFQETRIYNCNSYARL, encoded by the exons ATGGCTACTCCAAGTGCATGGTGGGACAACTGGGTTGAAGAGGCACTTGCAACCCTCGACTCCCTCAACGTCCTTCGATCTCTAAGACCCATTTGCTTACGGAAGGGGAATCACCGAATGATTCCCTTTGAAGCTGAGCTTCAAAACGTGCCAGACCCTCCAAAGTTTAGGGAAGACAGAGGTGCATTCGAGGTGTTCGATGAAATGCAGCAATGGGACAGGGCCTCTGTGGAGGTGGAGATTGGAGAAGCCACGTTCCTCAGATGGATGCATGACACTCCAAGTTCTG GTGATGAGATTGGTTATAACACAGCTGATGGTGATGATGGATTTGGGGTATACAATGACAAgtttaaaaagttaattttgttttctggaAATGACTATCTTGGTTTGAGTTCCCATCCGGCTATTGGAAGGGCTGCCGCAAAG GCAGCACAAGAACATGGAATGGGACCAAGGGGTTCTGCCCTTATTTGTGGATATACCAATTATCATAGGCTGCTTGAGTCAAGCTTGGCAGatatgaagaagaaagag GATTGCCTTCTTTGTCCCACAGGGTTTGCTGCCAATATGGCCTTGATGACAACAATAGGAAGTATTGGTTCTTTCTTAGCTGGAAAAAATGTGACTGCCGAGGATGAAAAGATTGCCGTCTTTTCCGATGCACTAAACCATGCATCAATAATTGATGGGCTTCATCTTGCTCAGCGGCAAAAAAGTGTAAAGGTGTTCATATATAGGCATTGTGATATGTCCCACCTCAATATGCTCTT AACACATTGTAGAATGAGAAGAAAAGTTGTTGTAACTGACAG CTTGTTCAGCATGGATGGTGACTACACACCGCTAGTGGAGCTTGCAGACCTTCGCAAAAAGCATGGATTTTTGTTAGTCATTGATGAT GCTCATGGAACATTTGTTTGTGGCAAAAATGGCGGTGGCGTTGCTGAGGAATTTGGCTGTGAAAAGGATGTGGACATATGCGTTGGTACTCTAAGTAAAGCTGCGGGTTGTCATGGAGGATTTATAGCATGCAG TAAAAGGTGGAAACTGCTAATACAATCACGGGGTcgttcttttatattttcaaccGCTACACCAGTTCCTGTTGCAGCTGCTGCACATG CTGCGGTTGTGGTTGCAAAACATGAGGCATGGCGCCGAAAGGCTATATGGAACAGGGTGAAAGACTTTCATTTGCTGACAGGAATCCCAGTTACAAGTCCCATTATATCGCTAATTGTAGGAAGCGAAGACAAAGCACTACAAGCAAGCCG GTATTTGTTGCAATCTGGATTCCATGTCACTGCTATCAGACCACCAACTGTGCCTCCTAACTCATGCAG GCTAAGGGTAGCTCTGAGCGCAGTGCATACAAGAGAAGATCTGGAAAACCTTGCAGCTGCACTCTCTCGCTGCATTGATTTCCAAGAAACCCGCATATACAACTGCAATAGTTATGCAAGATTGTAG
- the LOC107471840 gene encoding cellulose synthase A catalytic subunit 1 [UDP-forming] (The sequence of the model RefSeq protein was modified relative to this genomic sequence to represent the inferred CDS: added 26 bases not found in genome assembly), which yields MIIFHLIGKKNKGMDQSGGIATGPRDVLGVRNGSDIGCKPLKNLNGKICQMCGDTVGLTATGDVFVSCQECSFPLCHRCYECECENGNQSCPQCKTRYNSHKDSSHLEGDEDDDEDDDDVDDIENEVNYGEGNINKAGMQWEEDADLSSSSGHDSRMPNSNLHITNGQPLSGEKPYATPDTKSVQATSGPLGPSKAHSLSYTDSKQPGLESDEEVRRVPEIGGESAGPSASRPGAGPTGGKERGQGTGDGQRKRGRSPADKENKRLKRLLRNRVSAQQARERKKAYLIDLETRVKDLEKKNSELKERLSTLQNENQMLRQILKNTTASRRGSNSGTNAE from the exons aaaaaataaaggaaTGGATCAAAGTGGTGGAATTGCGACTGGGCCGCGCGATGTCCTTGGAGTTAGGAACGGTTCCGACATTGGG TGTAAACCCTTAAAGAATTTGAATGGTAAAATCTGTCAGATGTGTGGCGATACTGTTGGATTAACAGCCACCGGTGATGTTTTTGTTTCTTGCCAAgaatgttccttcccactttgtCACCGTTGCTATGAATGTGAGTGCGAGAATGGGAACCAATCTTGCCCCCAGTGCAAGACCAGATACAATAGTCACAAAG ATAGTTCCCATTTGGAGGGagatgaggatgatgatgaagatgatgatgatgttgatgataTTGAGAATGAGGTAAATTATGGAGAAGGAAACATTAACAAAGCAGGGATGCAATGGGAAGAAGATGCTGACCTCTCTTCTTCGTCGGGACATGATTCTCGGATGCCAAACTCAAATCTCCATATCACAAATGGGCAGCCG CTATCTGGCGAAAAACCGTATGCTACTCCTGATACAAAATCTGTTCAAGCTACATCTGGTCCTTTGGGTCCATCCAAGGCTCACTCACTTTCCTACACCGATTCAAAGCAGCCAG GTCTTGAGAGTGATGAAGAGGTCAGAAGAGTGCCAGAGATCGGAGGTGAATCTGCTGGACCTTCAGCTTCCCGTCCAGGCGCCGGTCCAACTGGTGGGAAAGAACGTGGTCAGGGGACTGGGGATGGTCAACGGAAGAGAGGCAGAAGCCCGGCAGACAAAGAAAACAAACGGCTAAAGAG GCTACTGAGGAACAGAGTGTCAGCTCAACAAGCAAGGGAGAGGAAAAAGGCATATTTGATCGATTTGGAAACCAGAGTCAAAGACTTGGAGAAGAAGAACTCAGAGCTCAAAGAGAGGCTTTCCACTCTGCAGAATGAGAACCAAATGCTAAGACAA ATATTAAAGAATACAACAGCTAGCAGGAGAGGGAGCAACAGTGGTACAAATGCTGAATAA